TAGCGGGAGTTGAGCCAAAATACGCCTGGGAAATTCCGCTTAAATTTTTACCCACCACTACTACCCACTGGCCAGCGCTCACAGTTTTCAAAATAGTATCGTTAGGCGAAGCAGCATAATTGCGCACATAAGAAATGCTTGGTGCATTTGGTTTTTCTTTTAAACAGGATGGCAGTATTATGATACCTGCTACTACACATAATAGTAGCAAATGGATATGATATATTAAAATTTTCTTCATAATTAATTTTTTTTAAATTTAGAATGAATATGGCACCGGAGGTTCCGCCAAATTTGGATCGGCTGTTACTTCCGACAATGGCAACGGAAATTTAAAAGTAGTAATGGTAGCAGGTGTTGGCGTAACGAAAGTGCTACTTGGAGTTGCAACACCATTACTGTAAGAGAACGAAACCCGCTGCTGATTATTAAGAATGTCTATGGCCTTTTGGGGATTGTAGTAAGAAAGTCTCACCAAATCAAACCAATAATGGCCTTCACCAGCCAGCTCAATTCTTCTTTCTTTAAACAACGAGTCAATATTCAGCGTGGTTACAGGATCAAGGCCAGCTCTTGTACGCACTTTGTTAAAGTAAAGCAGCGCTTCGGCATCAGAAGTGTTTGTATTATTGCCAATAATAGCTTCGGCGTACACCAGATAAACATCTGCAAGTCTTAATAATGCATTATGCTCGGCAGAAGAAGTTAGCGTCATAATTGCACAATTGTTGTCTTTCTTGGTGCCAATAATATGTTTCTTTAAACCAGCATCGCCCTTGAATGTATACCCCCCCCCGGCAGCATTTAACTCCGGGTAATAATCGTTTTTGAGCATAAATGTAGCTTTGCGCCTTACGGAGTCTTTTACAGAGTACTGTCTGTACATATCGATAGTAGGTTGTATACTAAACCATCCTGCTTGTCCGTCTGCTGCTATATCAGTGCCACCGGGCGAATATATCTGTAACATATTACCCGATAACCAATCACTAGTAGTGGGATCCCATTGAAGGGCAAATAATGATTCGGGATTGTCATTATTCTGTGTTTTGAAAAGATCGGCATAATTGGGCAACAAATCCAACCCACTATTTATACAAACATTGCCGGCATATAACTTAGCGCTGTCCAGATAGGCCTGATTACGCGAACCATTATGATTAAGACCTGCCCATGTTAAATAAACTTTTGCCAACTGACCCTGAGCCGACCATGTGGTAACCCTGCCTTTCTCCCATGTAGCGCCTGGTATGGGAAGGTTTTTAGCAGCATAAGTCAGATCGTTCACAATAAACTGGTAAACATCATTGACATTATTCCGGTACACCAATGGAGAGCTGATCAGCTTGGTGTTGTCTTCAATAATTGGCACATCGCCCCATAACATAGCCAGGTTAAAATAGGCATACGCGCGTAAAAACCTTGCTTCAGCAATGGCTGCCTTCTTATCAGCTTCGGGAATAGAAGCCGGTGCCTTTTCGTTAATTGCGATGATAGTAGAATTACAATGTGCAATAACATTGTACATTCCCCTCCAGTTTGCTATCAAACCAGCGTTCAAGCCCGTAATGCTAAACGTATTGAACTGTGCTGCATCGCCATTATAACCTAAGACCATATTGCCGCTTGCTACCTCACCTACCGGCAAATAACTAACATAAGTCCATTCTCCCCATGGCGCACCTGCATACAAAGCAGCGGTTGCCAACTTTAAATCGCTGGTAGTTTGATAAAAGTTTTCCGACATTATCGACGATAATGGTGGACGATCAAGAAAATCCTTCTTACACGATGCCAGCAACAAGGCAATAGCAAGGAATGAATAAAGTATCTTTGATTTTATATTCATTGTCTTAATTTTTTATTTGTTTAACGAAACGTTTAACCCAAAAGTAAACACGCGGGGTTGAG
This DNA window, taken from Bacteroidota bacterium, encodes the following:
- a CDS encoding RagB/SusD family nutrient uptake outer membrane protein; the encoded protein is MNIKSKILYSFLAIALLLASCKKDFLDRPPLSSIMSENFYQTTSDLKLATAALYAGAPWGEWTYVSYLPVGEVASGNMVLGYNGDAAQFNTFSITGLNAGLIANWRGMYNVIAHCNSTIIAINEKAPASIPEADKKAAIAEARFLRAYAYFNLAMLWGDVPIIEDNTKLISSPLVYRNNVNDVYQFIVNDLTYAAKNLPIPGATWEKGRVTTWSAQGQLAKVYLTWAGLNHNGSRNQAYLDSAKLYAGNVCINSGLDLLPNYADLFKTQNNDNPESLFALQWDPTTSDWLSGNMLQIYSPGGTDIAADGQAGWFSIQPTIDMYRQYSVKDSVRRKATFMLKNDYYPELNAAGGGYTFKGDAGLKKHIIGTKKDNNCAIMTLTSSAEHNALLRLADVYLVYAEAIIGNNTNTSDAEALLYFNKVRTRAGLDPVTTLNIDSLFKERRIELAGEGHYWFDLVRLSYYNPQKAIDILNNQQRVSFSYSNGVATPSSTFVTPTPATITTFKFPLPLSEVTADPNLAEPPVPYSF